The Amycolatopsis coloradensis sequence AGCCGGGTTCGAACCTGGAGACGTGGCTGAAGTTCCACAAGGAGAACGCGCGCATGTACCGCGCTGTGTCCGATGTGGACCGAGGACATCACCACGAACTTCGTTACTGGGTGGGCTATGAGGAGCGGATGGCCGAGGAGGTGGCCGCGCAGATCCAGAAGGGGAAGTCGCAAGCCAGCTAGAAACTGAATGACAGAGCGAAAAACGCGCGTGGGGACGTGCGGCGTGCAAACACGTCCTCACGCGCTGTGCAAGTCCCGTAAGGCGCAGAACCGGTAACTGGCCTAGGAAACCTCGCCGGTCCTGCGCTGTCCACAACCTCTGGAAGTGAACAATGACAACGCTAAACGATGGCAACAAGCGTCCGCTAGACGGGGTCACCCGAACGCGCTGCACGGTCTGTAAGCGGTTCGCGAAGCTCCTGTCCGGTGAGACCGAATGTGCTCCCTGCCGGGGAATGCTGCCGCTGGACCTGACCGGCGGTGGTCGCCGATGAACGCTAACGGGATCGGTCTTCTCCTCGTCGGCGGCGGGGTGCTGGGTGTGGTGGTGTGGCTGCTGCACAAGCTCGGCCGCGCCCTGGCCACGATCGCGGAAGTCCTCGCCGCCGCTATGGTCGTCTTCATCGCCCTGTGGTCGGCCGTGAAATTGCTGGGGTGGTTGGGAAAGCAGGTATTCCAACACTGGCGGACCAGCCTCGGCGTGCTCGCTGCGGTGGCCTGGTGGCAGTGGCTCGGCTGGCCGTCGCTGGCCATCACGACGGGTTCGGTCAGCGTGGTGCTGGTGGGGTGGCGGCTGCTCGACGTGGTGTCGTTCGACCGGTGCTGCGGCCGGTTCCTACGGGCGTGGTGGCTGCGCTGGTTCACCTACGCCCGGAAACTGTCCGGCTGGCTGCACGCCTGCGGCCTCTCTATATCCGACGGCACCGTGCCCGTCGAAGTCACGGTCAACCTCGTCGGCCGCCGTCGCAAGGCGGTTTCTCATGCTGCGGCGGGTAGTGCTGCGATGCAGGTGCCGAAGGTGCTGGGGGTGAAGTCGGGGCCATCCTGGGATGAGGTCCGCATCCAGCTCGTACCGGGACAGAAGCCGGAAGACTTCGACGATGCCGCCCGTGCGTTGGCGGTCGCTCGTAAGGTCACGCGGTGCCAGGTGCGAGAGCTGGAACCCAACGTCGTCTCGCTGGATTTCCAGCGTCGTGACCTCCTCAAGGCTTCGGTGGACTGTGCGGAGCTGCCCGACCTGGCGGCCGTCGACGGCGCGGATCTGCGGCGGGTGTTCGCCGGACGGACCGAGTACGGGAAGGACTGGCGGCTGCCGCTGACCGGTCCGGGCGCGCACATGCTCGTCGCCGGGGCCACCGGAGCCGGAAAGAACTCGGTCATGTGGTGCCCGCTTGTGTCGGCGGCGTCGGCGATCCGGGCCGGGACGGTGCGTATCTCGGGGATCGACCCGAAGGGGATGGAACTCGCCTACGGACGCGGGATCTTCGCCCGCTACGGGGTCGCGGGGAAGGACGCGATCGAGGTCCTGGACGACCTGCTCGACGGCCTTGAGACCCGCAAGCGCGAGTTTGCCGGATTGACTCGTGAGGTTCCGATCTCCAAGGAAAACCCGTTGGAGGTGCTGGAGTTCGACGAGATCGGGGCACTGACCAAGTACACCGACCGCAAGACCCGCGAAGCCATCGTCGAACGGGTCGCCATCCTGACCACGCAAGGTCGGGCACTGGGTTACACGGTGCGTGGCTACGTGCAGGAGCCGACGAAGGACACGGTCCCGGTTCGGGAACTGTTCCCGCGTCGAGTGTGCTTGCGTGTCACCTCGAAGACGCACGTCGGGATGGTCCTCGGTGATGGCGCCTACGAACGGGGTGCCTGGGCCAATCGCATTGAGGAATCCACGGCTGGCGTCGGCTACATCTGGGGCGAAGGCATCCGCGAACCGCTGCGGGTCCGGGCTGGCTGGGTGCCGGACGAGACGGTCAAAGCCTTGGAGAACTACGTCACCAACGGCGGCGCCCACGTGGTCGACCTTCCTGTCCGCCGTGGTGGCGAGGAGGTGGCGGCGTGAACCGCGTTCTGGTGTTCCTCGATGCGATCCGCGATCACCTCGACTCCTACGCTTTTCCGCCGGTTGCGTCCGTGCGGGTCGGGTTCGGCCCGGACCCGGTGTCTGTCCAGCTCGATGCCGATGGTCTGACGGACGTGGCACGGAGCCTGGTCGTCTGGGCGGATTCCCTGGACAACGTGACCGCCTCGATTTGGCGGGTGCCTCATGGAGGGAGCGTGCACCTGGAAGTCCAGGGCCGGACTCCCTGCGGCATCCCGGTCGCGGTCTACGGCGGTGTCCAGTTCGACGAAGCGACCTTCCCGGACCTGCCTGCGGGGATGCGGCAGGAGATGCCGGTGTTCGTGCTGCGGCAGTGGAACACGCCTGGGGAGGTGGCGGCCTGATGAGTACGAATGAAGCCGCGGTGACCCCGCCGGCCAACTCTCGGGCCGCTCGGATGC is a genomic window containing:
- a CDS encoding AMED_5909 family protein, with the protein product MTTPGRNEPQTLRDAHAVASARRPKPGSNLETWLKFHKENARMYRAVSDVDRGHHHELRYWVGYEERMAEEVAAQIQKGKSQAS
- a CDS encoding FtsK/SpoIIIE domain-containing protein; the encoded protein is MNANGIGLLLVGGGVLGVVVWLLHKLGRALATIAEVLAAAMVVFIALWSAVKLLGWLGKQVFQHWRTSLGVLAAVAWWQWLGWPSLAITTGSVSVVLVGWRLLDVVSFDRCCGRFLRAWWLRWFTYARKLSGWLHACGLSISDGTVPVEVTVNLVGRRRKAVSHAAAGSAAMQVPKVLGVKSGPSWDEVRIQLVPGQKPEDFDDAARALAVARKVTRCQVRELEPNVVSLDFQRRDLLKASVDCAELPDLAAVDGADLRRVFAGRTEYGKDWRLPLTGPGAHMLVAGATGAGKNSVMWCPLVSAASAIRAGTVRISGIDPKGMELAYGRGIFARYGVAGKDAIEVLDDLLDGLETRKREFAGLTREVPISKENPLEVLEFDEIGALTKYTDRKTREAIVERVAILTTQGRALGYTVRGYVQEPTKDTVPVRELFPRRVCLRVTSKTHVGMVLGDGAYERGAWANRIEESTAGVGYIWGEGIREPLRVRAGWVPDETVKALENYVTNGGAHVVDLPVRRGGEEVAA